One Psilocybe cubensis strain MGC-MH-2018 chromosome 9, whole genome shotgun sequence genomic window, CGAACTACCTCTATATGGGATGAAATCCTCACTCGCCACCAACGCGAACTCGACGATCTACATCgtatgaaagaaaaaatgcTCATACGAAGTCCCAGTCTCGAAACCATCCGCCAGCAAGTGCCGCTGACTGCACCTTCGAGTCATACAAGTTCAGATACCAGAAGTACCGCTGACTCGGAGCTGCACGAGGGTAATAGGCTGTCGATTCACCCTCCACTGCAGCGCAAGAAGTTGGTCTTGGGGGCAGGCGCTCAAGCAAGGAGACCAAGGCAGGGCTCGATTTCTGCCGTTGGTACAAGTGGTTCGACTAGCGGGCAGGCAATGTCACCACGCTCTCCGACATCGCCCAGCGTTGTTCGTGCTCGTTATGGCCCAACCGTGCCTGCATCCCCTACAAGGCCGCGTAAACGATCCATAGGCGGACAAAGTTTGAGTAGCGCCTCCAGTAGCTCGGCGTCATCTCAATGGGAATTTGTGGAACGCATGGATGCTTGAGGCCCCAGCTTTCAACAATTCTGAAAATTATTTGCGATACTTGAAGTTTTTCCTGACCTATTTATCATGATTTGTCTTGTAATAACTGCTTTCTGTTTCTATCTTGTTGTAAATCGTACTAGCTATATTGCTTTCAATTTCCACCAACTATCGTGTTTGATACATTATGAAAAATTTTGTGTGTTTCTAAACCAAGCAAATTGAAATTAACCTATTATACATTGATGTTTGTTGACTTTTCGTGTGGCCTTAAACGCCTGTTCGACCAGCAGCCTTGATATTTCCGGCATTGGCCAATGTAGGCAAAGCCTTTTGGGGAGAGggaagagagggagagggaaggAAGCCAGCACCGACCAGCCAAGCCAGATACAACCCCATAAGATCATCACCGACAGTGGCAGATAGCTGCGCGCCTCCCTGACGAAGAACGGCGACGGTGTTGGAATCGTCCAACTCTGGCGATTTGGTGCTCGTCGGGAGATCATCGAGGACAAAGTGGAGGAGCGGGAAGAGCGCATTGTCTCCGACCTCCATGACGTGCTGCTCGAGCTTGCGACGCCAAACGACGTATTCGCAAGATTCTGTCGGGAATCCGTACTGGACCAGTGATGACAGCATGCCGTTGAATGTAGGCAGTGGGCGCGCTGTGACATGACACACTGACAGAGGGGCGTCGGGTAAAGGTGAAACCGCTGCTAGCGAGGTAATGCGTGCGACATGGTCCACTGGAACCATGTTGATGGAATTGTTAATGTCAGGAACGAGTCCCAGCTGGACACATCCCTTGACGAGACGCCAGATGAAGTCGTCCGTGTTAGTAACTGAATTTAAAGTGTTCATCAGGTGCATGCACTTCATTTAACGAAATCAATGGTTACACACCTGCTGTGTGCGAATCGCCGACCACGTATCCTGGACGGACGATGTGGCCCCTCAAACCACGTTTGCCAGCTTCAAAGAGCAACTTTTCAGACACCCATTTGCTCTGGCCGTAACCTGTCTTCAGAGCCGATTTCGCGCCTTCAAGGTCATCGCTCTCTGGAACACCTTTGGAGTCTGTCGACCCACGCGCCAAAGATTCGGACAGTTGAACGTAATGTTCTGTATCAATGGCAGAAGTCGACGAAACGAAGACGAACACTTTTTGTTTTCCCGTAGATGCCAGATTGACGGCAGTGAGGGTACCGAGGACGTTTGGTGATCGGAGCTTTTCATATGGGAAGACCCAATGGACCTACAGATAGATTAAATGAACGATTAGAGGAAAAATAAGATTTCAGGACAAAAGACGATCGACTCACGAGAGCACCATTGTGTAATACGACATCCGCTTCGTTGGCGACGTTATTCCAAGTTTCCTGGCTTAGTCCAAAGTTATCCAATCCGAGATCGCCAGTTACTACCTCCAATCTCCCGCTGGAAACCCATGAATCTGACCACACATTCCTGTCGGTCGAGCCTTCCTTCAGACGTTCGAGGCCTTGCTCGACAGTCTTGCCGCGAACCAAGCAGATGACCTTCTTTACTCTGTCCGTCCGCGAAAGGAGATCGTAGAGTACAAAGGCTCCCAGGAAGCCAGTAGCCCCGGTAAGGAATACAGTGATGGGATGATCGTTGAAATCCGCCGGCAGAGGAGCGTATGAGGGCTGGAGTTTTTCGATAAGGTTGAGATAATCCTGGCCATACTCGACATGcggtgcagcagcagcaacgccTGCGTTCTTGACATCTGCCGAGGTAGTTGCGCCGGCCGACGCTGCTGAAGGCTCCTTGTACGCAAAACCAAGGTCGGCGTTGCGCAAAGCGTCCACAGCCTCGACCAGCCCAGCAATCGTTGGCTTCTCGAAGATGAGACCCAAAGGAGCGTTGACAACAAACACCTTGCGGATTTCGAAGATGAGTCTCGTAGCTAGGATCGAGTGGCCTCCGAGATCGAAGAAGCTTTCGTCGGTAGGTATGGGCTGGGGTGCGTTCGGCAGAATAGTCGACCAGATCTTCTGCATGGCGATCTCGGTGGCACTCGCTCCAGGTGCCGAAGGACCTGCAGCGTACGATGCTTGAGCAGTATCTGGGAAAGGAAGCGCTGGCTTGTCGATTTTGCCGTTAGGGTTCAGCGGCATTTTGCTCAAAGGTACGAACACTAAAAAAGGATATGTTAGTATACAGAAGAGTGACGTTATCGAAAGAGAATGTGTACATACGTGACGGCACACTGTGCTTTGGAAGTTTCTGTTTGAGATGTTCGCGGATATCCTTGATCAGACGTCTGTATTTCTTCATTCCCTTGACCAGTCCCTTgccatcatcttcgtcgtctggAACGTTGCTAGCATATCCCTCTAAAGCGGACCCTTCTAATGGAACGAAATAGCTGACGAGAATCTTCTCTTCGTCCTTGTCTCTGCGAACCAGAGTGACGTTCTCGCGGACGAGAGGGTGTTGGCTGAGATGGGTGTCGATCTCTCCGAGCTCTATACGGAATCCACGAATCTTAACCTGATCGTCGGCACGCCCTGAGCATTCAACAGTGCCATCGGGGAGATATCGACCCAGATCGCCAGAGCGATACATGCGATCCCGGATTCCCTTCCAGTACCGCGACTCCGGGCCAGCGAAGCCTTCTTCAGGATGCAGGATCGTATCCTTGCGGGGAGGAGCATTGACAGCGAACCAGTTGTTGACAAACTTCTCGGCGCTAGCGTCCTGGTCTAGATAGCCTTCCGCGAGACCTCCTGAACGAACGTAGATTTCGCCGACCTCGCCCACAGCGCACGGCACGTTTCGATCGTTTCGGTTCACAACCAGGAGCTGCACGTCAATCATGCCCTCTCCAGCGGGCATGATGTCCTTTTGCGTTGCGAGGAACGTGGAGTCTTGAGATACAGGGGGAATGGCAAAGTAGGAGACGGCACGTTGAGTTTCTGTGGTGCCGTACATGTTAATGATACGGACGTTCGCGGCAAGAGCTTGTAAGCGCAAGCAGTCTCGCTTGGTCAGGACATCGCCGACAAAGAAAGCGTTGAGCAGGGTAGGAATTTGGCGGGTTGCTTGTGCCGACAGTAATTGACCCATAGCTGGTGTCAAATGGGTAACCGTAACTTCACTTTCAGCCATCCATTCAGCCAGTCGTCCAGGGGTGCCGATATCATCCGCCGTTGGAACATGAAGTTGAGCTCCAAGGAAAAGAGGCGTGAACACTTGGAGAAGAATTGTCAGCTATGTATAACGATGATGAAAGTAGAAAACAAAACTGACTGTCTCTCTGAATGGGATCGTGAGCAATTCCACTTAGCATAGTAAACTTGGAGGTTTCGTCGAGACCAAATCGCTCGCTCATCCATGGGAAAAAGTGAGTCAAACTGAAGTGTCTGCCCCGTACGCCTTTGGGAATTCCAGTGCTTCCACTAGTAAATGACAGGGTGCCGATGCTGTCAGGACCAAGGACGACATTAGGGTCGGTTTCACCGAGATGGTTATGAGCACGAAGAACATCTTCGCCAACAGGGTCCAATCCTCCAACGATATGACCATCGGGGAAAACTTCCAGGCCAGGAACTTCAACCTTGATTTTCAGTTCCTGTGCGAGGAACTCGCGTACTGTGGGTGAGATTGTCCCTGCACCCTTCAACATGATGAGACCTCGAGGTTTGGCCACTCCAAGGTATATAATTTGCCTAGACGGAGGATACGCAGGATCTGATCTGGCAGATGAGCGTTGTGTTATAACACACGGATGAAGTGACACCGACCGACGACCGAGAATGTTGCTCCTGCCTTGAGTACTGCCATAACAGcgacaacaaggtcgacgCTACGATGAGCATAAACCATGACCACATCCTCCCTCTGAATACCATTCATGATCAAATGATGGGCGAGTACATTGGATGCACGCAAAATTGCACCGTAAGAGAAGATGACCTTGCCTTGAGGTTTGTCAGGGGATTCTGTTGGAAGGCTTTGAATAACACATGGGCGGTCAGGATTTTGACGAGCATTGCGAGAAAACACGTCGGTGATGGCACCCTTCCATCCACACCAATTCAAATCACCAGTAGGATTGGGTAACACGGCTTTTTGGCTGGGTGTTAACAGAGGAACTGAGCCAACTGGTGAAAGAGGGGTCGCAGCAACCTTGCGCAAAAATACTGAGAGTTGGTCAAGGAACGACGTGATACGTGCCGACGTGAAAAGAAGCGAATTGTAGAGTACGCGGAGAGAGAGACGAGGAGCAATCGATGCTCTTGTGGAGGCCGGAGGACGAGTAATGAAAACAGTTAAATCTGATGTGACACTGGTCGAGCCAATGAAGTTGTTAGTTGGTTCGTCGGTTTCGTCAAAGAAACGGACGCGGAACAGGGGTCGATCCAAGCTgtcctcttttcctttgttGAGGGCCTGTGTTATAACATCGTAAGGAAGAGCGTcggcctctgcctctttttctgtttGCTGAACGTGTCTAACGACTGCCCAATACGGGTCTGCTGGATCAACAGATAATCTGAGAATTAGAGGTTCGCGCGCAGACGCCGATGAGGAGCCAACGACAATGTCCGTGTCTCCTGTGTAACGGTGCAAAAGAACGATAAAAGCAGCCAATAAAAGATGGAACGCGGATGGTCTCTTGTGCGATGACTCtacatcctcctcttcttcctcatgaTCTTCATCCTCCGAATACAAAGCAAGTTTGAGGAGACTGAGCGATGTCTGTTCGGATAATTGAGCAGTATGAACTGATTCGATCAATTTGTTGGCCCCTGTGGGTCTTGGATAGTCGGTTGGAAGAGAAATTGAAGGGAGATTTTGGAGCCTCGATAGCACCCTTTCCAGGCGCTGATCAGCCATGGTTGTGGCAAGAGTAGAGATTTTGAAATCGAGTCAGAATCGACCAGA contains:
- a CDS encoding putative NRPS-like protein biosynthetic cluster yields the protein MADQRLERVLSRLQNLPSISLPTDYPRPTGANKLIESVHTAQLSEQTSLSLLKLALYSEDEDHEEEEEDVESSHKRPSAFHLLLAAFIVLLHRYTGDTDIVVGSSSASAREPLILRLSVDPADPYWAVVRHVQQTEKEAEADALPYDVITQALNKGKEDSLDRPLFRVRFFDETDEPTNNFIGSTSVTSDLTVFITRPPASTRASIAPRLSLRVLYNSLLFTSARITSFLDQLSVFLRKVAATPLSPVGSVPLLTPSQKAVLPNPTGDLNWCGWKGAITDVFSRNARQNPDRPCVIQSLPTESPDKPQGKVIFSYGAILRASNVLAHHLIMNGIQREDVVMVYAHRSVDLVVAVMAVLKAGATFSVVDPAYPPSRQIIYLGVAKPRGLIMLKGAGTISPTVREFLAQELKIKVEVPGLEVFPDGHIVGGLDPVGEDVLRAHNHLGETDPNVVLGPDSIGTLSFTSGSTGIPKGVRGRHFSLTHFFPWMSERFGLDETSKFTMLSGIAHDPIQRDMFTPLFLGAQLHVPTADDIGTPGRLAEWMAESEVTVTHLTPAMGQLLSAQATRQIPTLLNAFFVGDVLTKRDCLRLQALAANVRIINMYGTTETQRAVSYFAIPPVSQDSTFLATQKDIMPAGEGMIDVQLLVVNRNDRNVPCAVGEVGEIYVRSGGLAEGYLDQDASAEKFVNNWFAVNAPPRKDTILHPEEGFAGPESRYWKGIRDRMYRSGDLGRYLPDGTVECSGRADDQVKIRGFRIELGEIDTHLSQHPLVRENVTLVRRDKDEEKILVSYFVPLEGSALEGYASNVPDDEDDGKGLVKGMKKYRRLIKDIREHLKQKLPKHSVPSLFVPLSKMPLNPNGKIDKPALPFPDTAQASYAAGPSAPGASATEIAMQKIWSTILPNAPQPIPTDESFFDLGGHSILATRLIFEIRKVFVVNAPLGLIFEKPTIAGLVEAVDALRNADLGFAYKEPSAASAGATTSADVKNAGVAAAAPHVEYGQDYLNLIEKLQPSYAPLPADFNDHPITVFLTGATGFLGAFVLYDLLSRTDRVKKVICLVRGKTVEQGLERLKEGSTDRNVWSDSWVSSGRLEVVTGDLGLDNFGLSQETWNNVANEADVVLHNGALVHWVFPYEKLRSPNVLGTLTAVNLASTGKQKVFVFVSSTSAIDTEHYVQLSESLARGSTDSKGVPESDDLEGAKSALKTGYGQSKWVSEKLLFEAGKRGLRGHIVRPGYVVGDSHTAVTNTDDFIWRLVKGCVQLGLVPDINNSINMVPVDHVARITSLAAVSPLPDAPLSVCHVTARPLPTFNGMLSSLVQYGFPTESCEYVVWRRKLEQHVMEVGDNALFPLLHFVLDDLPTSTKSPELDDSNTVAVLRQGGAQLSATVGDDLMGLYLAWLVGAGFLPSPSLPSPQKALPTLANAGNIKAAGRTGV